A single window of Gymnogyps californianus isolate 813 chromosome 16, ASM1813914v2, whole genome shotgun sequence DNA harbors:
- the SNRNP35 gene encoding U11/U12 small nuclear ribonucleoprotein 35 kDa protein produces the protein MNDWAPIAKEYDPLKAGSIDGTDEEPHDRAIWRAMLARYVPNKGVTGDPHLTLFVARLNLQTTEEKLKEVFSRYGDIRKIRLVRDLVTGFSKGYAFIEYKEERALLKAHRDANRLVIDQHEIFVDFELERTLKGWIPRRLGGGFGGKKESGQLRFGGRDRPFRKPINLPNMKNDFYGEGSAEKRNWSREGTRDWRTRDRDHERSRDKRWPERERSWTWGESERERDSKEERSRGRERKDRDRKDRDRDRSRERDTKKQRDDDKHR, from the coding sequence ATGAATGACTGGGCCCCCATAGCAAAGGAGTATGACCCCCTCAAAGCCGGGAGCATTGATGGCACAGATGAAGAGCCCCACGACCGTGCCATATGGAGGGCTATGTTGGCCCGCTATGTACCCAACAAGGGAGTTACAGGAGATCCTCACCTCACCCTGTTTGTAGCAAGGCTCAATCTTCAGACAACAGAAGAGAAGTTAAAGGAGGTCTTTTCCCGGTATGGAGACATCAGAAAGATCCGTCTGGTTCGAGACTTGGTCACGGGATTTTCCAAGGGTTATGCATTTATTGAGTACAAAGAGGAGCGTGCTCTCTTGAAGGCCCACCGAGACGCCAACAGGCTGGTTATTGATCAACATGAGATCTTTGTAGACTTTGAACTGGAAAGAACTCTCAAAGGATGGATTCCGCGGAGGCTTGGAGGTGGTTTTGGAGGCAAAAAAGAATCTGGGCAGCTACGGTTCGGAGGACGGGACAGACCTTTCCGAAAGCCCATCAATTTgccaaacatgaaaaatgatTTCTATGGAGAAGgatcagcagagaaaagaaactggtCTCGTGAGGGAACAAGGGACTGGAGAACAAGGGACCGAGACCATGAAAGGAGCAGAGACAAGCGATGGCCAGAAAGAGAGCGGTCCTGGACTTGGGGTGAAAGTGAGCGAGAGAGGGACTCcaaagaggagaggagcagagggagggagaggaaggacagagacaGGAAGGACAGGGACAGAGACCGGAGCAGGGAAAGAGATACCAAGAAACAAAGAGATGACGATAAGCATCGATAG
- the RILPL2 gene encoding RILP-like protein 2: MQQGREEEEEELEEEEEEEEGDGGPERALEKSPFQLTAGDVYDISSVVGRDLLQLSAGPQVPAALARLQFRVVRVLEMLEALVSESSLAEEQLRMERDSLRREVEELRREGSQGSTQQLSLGPDKMVIDLTDPNRPRFTLQELRDVLQERNQLKAQLLVVQEELQCYKSGIISQRRDQTEESEKAASGSSPGTSKDSEEKTIIKRLFSFKHGK, encoded by the exons ATGCAGCAGggccgggaggaggaggaagaggagctggaggaggaagaggaggaggaggagggggatggCGGCCCGGAGAGGGCTCTGGAGAAGAGCCCCTTCCAGCTGACGGCCGGGGATGTCTATGACATCTCCTCCGTGGTGGGCCGGgacctgctgcagctcagcGCCGGGCCACAGGTGCCCGCCGCCCTGGCCCGGCTGCAGTTCAGGGTCGTGAGGGTGCTGGAGATGCTGGAGGCGCTGGTGAGCGAGAGCAGCCTCGccgaggagcagctgaggatgGAGCGGGACAGCCTGCGGCgggaggtggaggagctgcGGAGAGAGGGATCCCAAGGGAGCACCCAGCAG CTCAGCCTTGGACCAGATAAAATGGTAATAGACCTCACAGATCCAAATCGCCCTCGGTTCACATTACAGGAGCTGCGAGATGTATTGCAAGAGCGTAACCAGCTGAAAGCTCAGCTTCTTGTGGTGCAAGAGGAGCTGCAGTGCTATAAGAG tgGGATCATCTCACAGAGAAGGGACCAAACTGAAGAATCAGAAAAAGCAGCCAgtggcagcagccctggcaccAGCAAGGACAGCGAAGAGAAGACAATCATCAAACGGCT gttctCTTTTAAACATGGAAAATGA
- the KMT5A gene encoding LOW QUALITY PROTEIN: N-lysine methyltransferase KMT5A (The sequence of the model RefSeq protein was modified relative to this genomic sequence to represent the inferred CDS: deleted 2 bases in 1 codon): protein MRVAHPPEAAHGAGGGWEVSGRARARLARSSASWGCRPEEKGCCLSLPPPVLPLVNASPFGRPVGSIPPGLALVYLWSRAWAHPWESTLSRLCRAPSTLAGSVLPAFGAICDHLRVTGRGRGAAPRANQGRGSGYRHAVKPMGLRKGARRLPYGAVGFVGGAPRGLSGQPGPGAPGRRGRAAAVMAKGKNMPKARAGGAEKASPESAERKGPGRPRAGGENVFIGQSKIYSYLNPNKTPGARPPLQEENSVMYHEVKCQGKTLNETYRKGDEKKNGGNIIEGAMKPEDQKDKEGGCNTSVPSSDQKQETVATQKTPLPSDCADEANAKPAQKKMVKAKRGPRRKTQGRTPNRKVTDYYPVRRSSRKSKSELETEERRKIDELITSGKEEGMKIDYIDGKGRGVIATKHFNRGEFVVEYHGDLIEITDAKKREAVYAQDPSTGCYMYYFQYLSKTYCVDATKETNRLGRLINHSKCGNCQTKLHDIDGVPHLILIASRDIKAGEELLYDYGDRSKASIEAHPWLKH, encoded by the exons ATGCGCGTTGCGCATCCGCCGGAGGCGGCGCACGGGGCTGGCGGCGGTTGGGAGGTGAGCGGGCGGGCCCGGGCGCGGCTGGCGCGGAGCTCGGCCTCCTGGGGCTGCCGGCCTGAGGAGAAGGGATGCTGCCTCAGCCTCCCCCCGCCCGTGCTCCCGCTGGTGAACGCGTCTCCCTTCGGGCGGCCCGTCGGTTCCATCCCGCCGGGGTTGGCACTGGTGTACCTGTGGAGCCGGGCCTGGGCGCATCCCTGGGAAAGCACGCTGAGCCGGCTTTGTAGGGCTCCAAGTACTCTGGCGGGGTCGGTGCTACCCGCTTTTGGGGCTAT CTGCGACCACCTCCGTGTGACAGGGAGAGGGCGGGGTGCGGCTCCGCGCGCCAATCAGGGGCGCGGAAGCGGTTATCGGCACGCGGTTAAACCAATGGGGTTGCGGAAGGGAGCGCGGCGTCTTCCCTACGGAGCGGTTGGTTTCGTCGGGGGAGCTCCTCGGGGACTGTCGGGGCAGCCCGGC CCGGGGGCTCCTGGgcgccggggccgcgccgccgcggtCATGGCTAAAG GGAAGAACATGCCCAAGGCCAGGGCGGGCGGCGCGGAGAAGGCGAGCCCCGAGAGCGCCGAGAGGAAGGGTCCCGGCCGCCCCCGGGCCGGCGGG GAGAATGTGTTTATTGGTCAATCCAAAATCTACAGCTACCTGAATCCTAACAAAACTCCTGGTGCTCGCCCCCCGCTTCAAGAAGAAAACTCTGTCATGTATCACGAGGTGAAATGTCAGGGCAAAACACTAAACGAAACCTACAGGAAAGGAGATG aaaaaaagaatggtgGCAATATCATTGAAGGTGCTATGAAACCAGAAGATCAGAAAGATAAAGAAGGTGGGTGCAATACGTCGGTGCCCTCCTCTGATCAAAAACAAGAAACTGTAGCAACTCAAAAGACGCCCCTGCCTTCAGACTGTGCTGATGAAGCCAATGCAAAGCCAGCTCAGAAAAAGATGGTCAAAGCAAAACGTGGACCAAGGAGAAA AACGCAAGGAAGAACACCAAATCGAAAAGTGACAGATTATTATCCAGTTCGAAGAAGTTCCAGGAAGAGCAAATCTGAATTGGAG actgaggagaggaggaaaatagaTGAGCTAATTACAagtgggaaagaagaaggaatgaAG ATTGATTACATCGATGGTAAAGGGAGAGGAGTAATTGCTACTAAACATTTTAATCGAGGAGAATTTGTAGTTGAATATCATGGGGATCTCATAGAGATCACTGATGCTAAAAAGCGAGAAGCTGTGTATGCTCAAGATCCATCCACAGGCTGCTATATGTACTATTTTCAGTACCTCAGCAAAACGTACTG TGTTGATGCTACAAAAGAAACTAATCGTCTGGGAAGACTGATTAATCACAGCAAATGTGGCAACTGTCAAACAAAGCTTCATGACATTGATGGTGTGCCTCATCTCATACTGATAGCTTCCAGAGACATTAAAGCAGGTGAAGAACTGTTGTACGACTATGGAGACAGAAGCAAAGCTTCCATTGAAGCTCATCCATGGCTGAAACACTAA